DNA sequence from the Staphylococcus epidermidis genome:
GTGAAATCTGGATAGTATACTTGTATAGCTTGTTTTAGCATTTCAGGTTCAATACTCATCGCACTTAAGTTATAGCCATTTCTTGTTTTTAATTTAACACTGTCTTCTTCCATTAATTTGATAATCGCATCAATAGCATCTTCCATGTACATCATATCCATATAAGTGTAACGATTAATATAACTTGTATAATGTCCTTTTCTAACTGCCTTAAAATACATATCAACTGCATAATCTGTTATGCCACCGCCAGGTTCTTTAACATGTGAAATTAAACCAGGAAATCTAACGCTACGTGTATCTACTCCAAATTTGACATAATAATACTGACATAATAATTCCCCAGTTACTTTGTTTATACCATACATAGTCGTTGGTTGTTGTATTGTTAATTGAGGTGTATTTACTTTAGGTGTCGAAATACCAAAAGCTCCTATTGAACTTGGCGTAAAATATTTTAATTGATACCTTCTTGCTGCTTCGAGTGTATTTATAAGTCCCCCCATATTCAAATCCCAGGCAACTAGTGGTTTCTTTTCCGCTGTAGCAGAAAGCAGTGCAGCCATATGCATAAGTGTATCAGCATTGAAATATCTCACTGTTTCAAATAAACGATTTCTATCTGTAACATCTAAGATTTCAAAAGGACCGTTTTTAACTGGAGAGTGTGGTTCTGGCTTTCTTATATCAGTAGCTAATACATTTTCAGTTCCATATCTTTCTCTACACTTAATAACTAATTCAGTACCAATTTGACCAAGTGCTCCAGTGATTATTATTTTTTTCATAAACTAATCTCCTTATATTTAAATATAAAACGCAACTTTTGTAGAATGAACAATCCTCTTACTTAAAAAATATAATAATATGATGGTAATTTCTTTATAAAATATGTTCTTTATTTGTAAAGTCACGCGTACGTTAGTCTAACGTTTGTCTGAAGGCACAGTGACTGACGACTAAAAAGGTAGGTTTGCTCTTTGTTAGTAAAATACGATAAAATATATACTAAAAGTATTGAATTTTAAAGGGGATTTGTATTGTAGATGAAACGAAGTTCATACCTACGTCGTCAATCAAATTTAATTATATCTATGATTATTTTCGTTATTTTTTTAATTGTAGATATCAATGTACTTATTAATAAACATCAAGTTGTGCCTGTGCTATTATCAAGTATCAGTTTAATTATTTTTATCATGCTATTTGTAGTTGCATTGTTCAAATGTATAACTAATTATAAACATCAATCTTAGTTAAAAGTAATTTCCCTATCGTCAGATAAAAAATAAATAGAGCAGTTACGGGTCTACCTGCTCTATTTTTCCTAACATTGATTTAACCTAAGATTGTATTAATTTTTTATAAAAATATTGTGCCACAATGATATCTACAATTGCTAGACCGACCGATTTAAAGACTGTCACTTCTTCTTCAGTTTCGCGGCCAACTTTTTCACCAGAAATAATGTCGCCTAATTCACTATGTAGCATATTTTTAGTTAATATTCCTTCTGCTTGAGGAATTTTTAAATCACCTGTTTCTTCTAAAGCTGCTTCCATAGATTCAACAACAATTTTATTAGCAACAAGCATTGTTTCTGAAGGTATTTCTTGCATATCTGGTTTAAAGGATCCGACTGCATTTAAATGCACGCCTGGATGTAAAGAATGAGTATAAACGGGCTGATTTGCATTTGTTGCTGTAACTACAATATCTGCACTGTCTATCGCTTCATCTGCCGATCTAAATACACTCACTTTAATATTAAATCGATTTCGTATATTTTGAGCAAATTTTTCTGCTTTTTCGAACGTTCTACTTGCGATGTGAATTTTTCAATATCTCTAACAGCAAGTATCGCTTCAATTAAACCTTCAGCTTGTACACCTGCCCCTATTACACTAAGTGTTTTAGCGTTTTCTTTTGCTAGATATTTAGTAGCTACACCTGAAATTGCACCAGTTCTTACTTTAGTAAGAAAACCACCATCTAATATAGACAATGTTTCTCCTGTTTCATAGTCACTTAAAATAACTGATCCAGTAATAGTCGCTTTCCCTTTTTTTGAATTTTCAGGTGCAAATGAGACTGTTTTAAGTCCAACGATATTTAATTCATCTGATAATGCTGGCATCACTAAATAACGATTTTGCTCATTAAATGGCAAAACATATCTTAATGGCGTTATCGTCTTATTCTCTGAAAAAGCTTGCAAAGCTTTTTCTACTTCTAAAATGACTTCATTCATGTCTAATAATTGAGCTTGTGTTTGCTCATCTATATATTTCATTATTATGAATCCCCCCCACGCGTTTAATGTATTATATAGGATTATTTAGATGGTTAAGTTTTTCACAAAGTTTAATATAACAAGATGTGTTAAATCGTAAGTCTCCATTAAAATTCTTTTGCTTAAATAAACTTAAAAGTCTAAGCTCCTATCTCAAATAATATTGACTTTAAAAAGCTCTTTTCTTCTAATCATTTTAAAAATAAAAATCATATATTTGCTTTATCACAATATATTCTTAATAATCATGATTATTTTGTATTAGGTATATGATATCGATGAACAGGTTTACCATTTTTTTTAATATAGGATTCAATTTGATATCCACCACATTTCTTCATCACTGTTTGAGAAGCAAAATTAAGTGGATTACAAGTCATAAGTACGACCTCTACATTTAATGTCTTAAGTTCATCTAAAGCCTTTTCTAGAAGGATAGTAGCGTAACCTTTCCCTCTATAAGATTTAGCTACACCGTATCCCACATGACCACCAATATTAGATAGTTTATCATTTAATTGATGTCTGATATCAACAGCACCTATAATAATTGAATCTTTAAAATAAAATAGTGTTGTAGTCGGTACAAAACCCTCATCAACTTCACTACAATTAAGCCGATCAACCATATTGTTAAATGAACTATAATTGGCAATATCTGTATTCCCTGGTACCACTTTTTCCTCATTTTCATACCACTCTTGAATATAATAATAGTATGCCTCTTTATCTTGATAGGTTATTGGTCTTATTTCCTCCACTTAAATACCCCATAACTTATATTATTGATAACTCTATTTTAATGTGATTAACTGTGAACATCAAAAATTATAACAAACTATATCATAATAATTTTATATTTCTACATATAAGTTAAGGTATTATTTTATAATAATTTTCTTACTTTTTAATTTTTTCCACTTCTAATAAACTATAATTACTAATTCTAATATTCCTTTAGCCAGAACTTCATATAATATTAAAATGTCGTATACCAATTAAATTCTTAGAAATACGCCTAATTCACATCACTACCTAGTATTTTAGTATTCTACATATTTTTGAATACTTTTACATAAACTTTATCTTCTATAATAACAGTTAATAACAAAAATTTTATGGACGATTTTTTCTTATTAATTTTAAGTGAGGTATTATGATTTGTGTTGTATTTTTATGGGGCTATTCATTTATATTTAATCATTTTAATGTTTCCAAATCTTAATAGATAGTGTAAAAAACGTGTGATATCTTAATAACAAAACAAAGTCTATTTAAGCTAAAACAATAATGATATACTAATATCAATAATTAAGATGGAAGAAGTGATACATGTGTTTGATTGGTTTCAATTAGCAAGTAATAAAGAAAAGAGAATGGTGCAATTACGACGATATTTGCATCAATACCCAGAACTTTCTTTTGAGGAAAAACGTACGCATGATTTTATTGTAAATCAATTGAGCCAATTAGCATGCACCATAGAAACACCAGTTGGACGTAATGGTATAAAAGCAACTTTTAAAGGATCTGATTCAAATGGACCAACGATTGCATTACGAGCAGATTTCGATGCACTACCTGTTCAAGAATTAAATGATGTACCCTATCGTTCAAAAAATAAAGGGTGCATGCATGCTTGTGGACATGACGGACATACAGCTATTTTGCTTGGAGTAGCTGAAATTGTTCATGAGCATCGTCATTTATTGAAAGGTAATGTTGTTTTTATATTCCAATATGGTGAGGAAATTATGCCAGGTGGTTCTCAAGAGATGATTGATGATGGCTGTCTACAGAATGTCGATAAAATATATGGCACACACTTATGGAGTGGTTATCCATCTGGGACAATCTATTCTAGACCTGGAGCAATAATGGCTTCACCAGATGAATTTAGTGTGACTATATATGGAAAAGGTGGTCACGGTGCAAAACCACACGAAACAATAGACCCTATTGTCATTATGGCTGAGTTTATTTTAAGTGCCCAAAAAATAATTTCTCGAACAATTGATCCAGTAAAGGAAGCTGTTCTTACTTTCGGAATGATTCAAGCAGGATCAACAGATAGTGTTATTCCAGATACAGCTTTTTGTAAAGGTACTGTACGTACTTTTGACACAAAATTACAAAGTCATGTTCAAAATAAAATGGATAAGCTCTTACAAGGTTTATCTTTATCAAACGATATTACATATGAATTGGAATATATTAAAGGTTATTTACCAGTACACAATCATCAACAATCATATGATGTAGTCAAACAAGCAGCTAATGATTTACATTTAAGATTTAATGAGTCAGACTTAATGATGATTGGTGAGGACTTTTCACATTACCTTAAAGTACGACCTGGTGCATTCTTCTTAACTGGTTGTGGTAATAAAGACAAAGGCATTACTGCACCTCATCATAATCCTCATTTTGACATTGATGAATCTTCATTAAAATATGCAGCTAGTGAATTTTTAAAAATATTAGAAATTGAAAATGTTTTTTAACAAGAGGATAACTAAGTGTATTAAATCATTTAAATAAAATAGCATAATGAACATTGAATGAGTTATATTCAGAGATATAACAAAAAAAGACTCCCAAATGGGAGTCTTTTTTGATGAATAATATATTATTCAAAGATTTCAGTTACAACGCCTGATCCAACAGTACGTCCACCTTCACGAATTGAGAAACGAGTTCCGTCTTCGATAGCGATTGGAGCGATTAATTCAACTGTCATTTCAACGTTGTCGCCAGGCATAACCATTTCTGTACCTTCTGGTAAGTTTACAACACCAGTTACGTCAGTAGTACGGAAATAGAATTGTGGGCGATAGTTAGTGAAGAATGGAGTGTGACGTCCACCTTCATCTTTAGATAATACGTATACTTCAGCTTTGAATTTTGTGTGTGGTGTAATAGAACCAGGAGCAGCTAATACTTGACCACGTTGTACGTCTTCACGTGCAACACCACGTAATAAAGCACCGATGTTGTCACCAGCTTCAGCGTAGTCTAATAATTTACGGAACATTTCTACACCAGTAACAGTTGTTTTAGAAGTTTCGTGCATACCGATGATTTCAACTTCTTCACCAACTTTGATTTGACCACGTTCAACACGGCCTGTAGCAACAGTACCACGACCAGTGATTGAGAATACGTCCTCAACTGGCATCATGAATGGTTTGTCAGAATCACGTTCTGGAGTTGGAATGTAATCATCAACTGCTTGCATTAAGTCTAAGATTTTTTGTTCGTATTCAGCATCGCCTTCTAATGCTTTTAATGCAGAACCAGCGATTACAGGTACATCGTCACCTGGGAAGTCATATTCGCTTAATAAGTCACGAACTTCCATTTCAACTAATTCTAATAATTCTTCGTCGTCTACCATGTCAACTTTGTTTAAGAATACAACTAATGCTGGTACACCAACGTTACGTGATAATAAGATGTGTTCACGAGTTTGTGGCATTGGACCGTCAGCAGCAGATACAACTAAGATACCGCCGTCCATTTGAGCTGCACCAGTGATCATGTTTTTAACATAGTCAGCGTGTCCTGGGCAGTCAACGTGAGCATAGTGACGTTTGTCAGTTTGGTATTCGATATGTGCAGTATTGATTGTAATACCACGTTCTTTTTCTTCTGGAGCGTTGTCAATCATATCGTATGATTGTGCAACAGTGTCACCATTTTTAGCTAATACAGTTGCGATAGCAGCTGTTAAAGTTGTTTTACCATGGTCAACGTGACCGATAGTACCAATATTGGCATGTTCTTTTGAGCGATCAAATTTTTCTTTTGCCATTATTAAATCTCTCCTATTCTTAATAAAAGTTATTTCAAATTTATCTCTCATGATAGTTTCTCACCATCATGAGAAGAAAATTGATTGAGTGTAGCATAAAAGAATTTATAATTCTTTTATAATGCATTTACCCCTAAAAATCAAATCATAAAAATGTCAGCTTATAAATAAGCTCAACCTGTATTTTAACCTAGCATAGCTAGTCTTAACAAGTTATATTATTCACCTTTATTTTTCTTGATGATTTCTTCAGCAATTGATTTAGGAACTTCTGCATAGTGGTCAAAGTACATTGTGTAAGTACCGCGACCTTGCGTGTTAGAACGTAATGAAGTTGCATAACCAAACATTTCTGAAAGTGGTACATATGCGTTAACAACTTGAGCATTACCACGTGGTTCCATACCGTCTACACGTCCACGACGAGCAGTCACGTCACCCATGATATCACCCATATATTCTTCAGGCATTTCGATAGTAACTTTCATCATTGGTTCTAAGATAACTGGATCACATTTTTTAGCAGCTTCTTTAAGCGCTAATGATGCAGCAATTTTGAAGGCCAT
Encoded proteins:
- the tuf gene encoding elongation factor Tu; amino-acid sequence: MAKEKFDRSKEHANIGTIGHVDHGKTTLTAAIATVLAKNGDTVAQSYDMIDNAPEEKERGITINTAHIEYQTDKRHYAHVDCPGHADYVKNMITGAAQMDGGILVVSAADGPMPQTREHILLSRNVGVPALVVFLNKVDMVDDEELLELVEMEVRDLLSEYDFPGDDVPVIAGSALKALEGDAEYEQKILDLMQAVDDYIPTPERDSDKPFMMPVEDVFSITGRGTVATGRVERGQIKVGEEVEIIGMHETSKTTVTGVEMFRKLLDYAEAGDNIGALLRGVAREDVQRGQVLAAPGSITPHTKFKAEVYVLSKDEGGRHTPFFTNYRPQFYFRTTDVTGVVNLPEGTEMVMPGDNVEMTVELIAPIAIEDGTRFSIREGGRTVGSGVVTEIFE
- a CDS encoding GNAT family N-acetyltransferase; its protein translation is MEEIRPITYQDKEAYYYYIQEWYENEEKVVPGNTDIANYSSFNNMVDRLNCSEVDEGFVPTTTLFYFKDSIIIGAVDIRHQLNDKLSNIGGHVGYGVAKSYRGKGYATILLEKALDELKTLNVEVVLMTCNPLNFASQTVMKKCGGYQIESYIKKNGKPVHRYHIPNTK
- a CDS encoding NAD-dependent epimerase/dehydratase family protein, with translation MKKIIITGALGQIGTELVIKCRERYGTENVLATDIRKPEPHSPVKNGPFEILDVTDRNRLFETVRYFNADTLMHMAALLSATAEKKPLVAWDLNMGGLINTLEAARRYQLKYFTPSSIGAFGISTPKVNTPQLTIQQPTTMYGINKVTGELLCQYYYVKFGVDTRSVRFPGLISHVKEPGGGITDYAVDMYFKAVRKGHYTSYINRYTYMDMMYMEDAIDAIIKLMEEDSVKLKTRNGYNLSAMSIEPEMLKQAIQVYYPDFTLDYDIDLERQDIALSWPDSIDTSCAQEEWGFDPKYDLPTMTKVMLEAIEKKQKEC
- a CDS encoding M20 family metallopeptidase, translating into MFDWFQLASNKEKRMVQLRRYLHQYPELSFEEKRTHDFIVNQLSQLACTIETPVGRNGIKATFKGSDSNGPTIALRADFDALPVQELNDVPYRSKNKGCMHACGHDGHTAILLGVAEIVHEHRHLLKGNVVFIFQYGEEIMPGGSQEMIDDGCLQNVDKIYGTHLWSGYPSGTIYSRPGAIMASPDEFSVTIYGKGGHGAKPHETIDPIVIMAEFILSAQKIISRTIDPVKEAVLTFGMIQAGSTDSVIPDTAFCKGTVRTFDTKLQSHVQNKMDKLLQGLSLSNDITYELEYIKGYLPVHNHQQSYDVVKQAANDLHLRFNESDLMMIGEDFSHYLKVRPGAFFLTGCGNKDKGITAPHHNPHFDIDESSLKYAASEFLKILEIENVF